In one window of Carcharodon carcharias isolate sCarCar2 chromosome 14, sCarCar2.pri, whole genome shotgun sequence DNA:
- the LOC121287585 gene encoding histone H2B 7-like — MDLLETDVFDSAETNAMATALQKPAPKKGANKALKKLSAKGSKKQRRSRKESYSIYIYEVMKKQVHPDTGISSKAMSNMNLFVNVIFEHIVGEASCLAHYNKRSTISSREI; from the exons ATGGATCTCCTGGAGACTGATGTTTTCGACAGTGCTGAGACAAATGCAATGGCAACTGCTCTCCAG AAACCAGCTCCCAAGAAGGGAGCCAATAAAGCCTTAAAGAAACTGTCAGCAAAGGGCAGCAAGAAGCAGCGAAGGTCGAGGAAGGAGAGTTACTCCATCTACATCTACGAAGTGATGAAGAAGCAGGTTCACCCCGACaccggcatctcctccaaggccatgagcaaCATGAACTTGTTCGTGAATGTTATTTTTGAGCACATCGTGGGTGAGGCTTCCTGCCTGGCTCATTACAACAAGCGAagcaccatcagctcccgggAGATCTAG